A region of the Sideroxydans lithotrophicus ES-1 genome:
CTGCGAACTGTTGCCCGCCGTCACCGAGCCTTTCTGCATGAACACCGTCTTCAGCTTGCCAAGCGCTTCCAGCGAGGTGTCGGCGCGCGGACCTTCGTCCTGCGCCACATCGCGTGCCTTCGTCTTCACCTCGCGGCTATGCATGTCCGGCATGTGCTCGGTGATGCGATACGGCGTGATCTCGTCCTCGAATTCGCCATTGTTGATCGCCGCGATGGCGCGCAGGTGGCTCTGCAGCGCGAACGCATCCTGCGCCTCGCGCGAGACCTTCCAGCGCTCGGCCACCTTCTCCGCCGTGATGCCCATGCCGTAGGCGATGCCGTAGTGCTCGCTGTTCTCGAAGATGGCCGGGTTGAACGCGATCTTGTTGCCCATCATCGGTACCATGCTCATGCTCTCCGCACCCGCGGCGATCATCACCTCCGCCTCGCCGAGACGGATGCGATCGGCTGCCAAGGCCACGGCCTGCAAGCCGGATGAACAGAAACGGTTCACCGTCAGGCCCGGCACCGTGTCCGGCAACCCCGCCAGCAGCAGCGCGATGCGCGCCACGTTCATGCCCTGCTCCGCCTCCGGCATCGCACAGCCGACGATCACATCTCCCACACTAGCCGGATCGAGCGACGGCGCCTGCGCCAGCACACTCTTCAACACATGCGCCAGCATATCGTCGGGGCGAGTGTTGCGGAACATGCCGCGCGGCGCCTTGCCGACCGGCGTGCGTGTGGCGGCGACGATGTAGGCTTCCTGGACTTGTTTGGTCATGACGAACTCCTGCAATAATTAAATATCAGACTTCAGCTTCTGCAATTCATTCAACAACTCCGGAACATCGTCCTGAATAATGCTCCACAAGGTATCGTTATCTATCCCAAGATAACCATGTATCAGCTTGTTTCGCGTGGCCACTACCATACGCCAAGGTATCTGCGAATACTTCTGACGCACCTCATCTGGAATATTCGTTGCCGCCTCGCCGATCAGTTCCAAATTGCGCACCGTAGCATCGTAATTCAGGCCGCTTTCCACAAAGCTTTCCTGATTAAGGCCCTCCGTATAAAGCACAACCTTCTGGGCAAACTCGATCATGTCGTCCAGATAGAATCTCCATTCGCGAACAGGAGTATCAGACATGCACCGCCTCCTTCTCAATGAATGGACGCAACTCTGGCCGCAAGGCTTTCTCTGTCACCAGATCAACAGGCACACCCAGTAAATCTTCCAGATAAAACTGCACGCCGAAGTAGCGCGCAGATGTTGCCGGACCATCGAAGGCCACTAGCACATCCACATCGCTGCCTTCTTTGGCAGTATCGCGCACGACAGAGCCGAACAAAGCCAAGCTGGCTACGCCGAAGCGATCGGCTAGTTCTTGCTTGTGCGCTGTCAGCAATTGCAATGTTGTAGAACGATTCAACTCATCACCTCAGATAAATTTGGTACGTGGCCTATTATTGCACTTCGCTTAAAGCAGATGCTTGCCGTCGAACACCTTCGTCTCCAGCGCGAAGGTATCCACGCCTTCCAAACAGCCGAGATTCACGATGTATTGCCCCGGCCATTTGCTCGTTTCGCTGAAAGTGGCGACGCCACAGCTCTTGCAAAAATAATGCTTCGCCGACTTCGTGCCCCACTGGTACATACCCAGCGCACCATCCTGCGCCTCAATCTGGAACTGCACCCCCGGCACCAGATGCATCATCGTTCCCCTCTTGGCGCAGAACGAGCAGTTGCAACGTATCCCGTGGGTGAACGACTCGACCTCGAACGAGAACTGGATCGCGCCGCAGTGACAGCTGCCTTTGTATGGTTGCATTGCCATTCTTCTTGCTCCTCTGAATCAGACTGTCGAGCGCTATGCGCGGCCTTGGGGAAACAATTGCGATGCTGACCTCGTAATGCTTCGGTATGACTGCATGGCCAATTTTCTTTCACCTCCTGTTAGCAACTGCCGTTACAACACTACAAAAACAATTGCGATGTTGCCCCTTATCGCAGCTCAAGATGACTGACTACAACTAAATGCCAGTCTCTTGCTCCAATGAACCTTCATGCCCCACATCTAACAAAGCCTTCAACAGTTCAACATATATTCCATCACCACTAAGCTCTTTAACTTCCAGTTTAAGGCGATTCATATCTTCATCTGCAAGTTTCAATCGCTCAGCTTTTAATGCGAAAGCAAATTCCAATGCTGCCTCTCCCTGTTGACGCGAATTCAGCCTGAATACACCAGAAAGAATATCTGTCATGCGACGACTGACTTCACCACCCGATGAGTAATCAAGTTCAGATGGGTGTGCTGCTCGTAACAGCGCTGATTGAATTACACCATCGTTGTACCGAGCAAAATTTTCTGGATCAAGCACAACCTGTTGAAAAGTATCCGAAGACAGCCGATGCCCGTCATCCTTGAATTTAGTAAATTCTCTAGCTCGCTGTAGCATAGCGGCGGCGGTCAACAACACGGCAATCGAGTGATCAAATTGCGTTGAGTAGCCAGCTTTCCAATATGCAAAATCCGTACGCAACATCAATTTATTTGAGCCTTGCAAAGTAGCAGGCAAGAACGCACCTTCAGCAATACCGGATCGCTTCTGCAACTCATTGACTCTATTCTTCAGAAGGGGGAAATCAGACAATTTCTTCCATTTGCTGAATAATGCCTTTTCAACCTCATACGCAATACCCACTGTTTGACCTACAGCAAGACTTTCCATAAAAGAGACGGTAATTGAAGATTTGGTTGCAGAGAACTTCAAATTACTCTGCAGTTGCTCACAATCACATATTGATTCCCCAAGTTGAAAACCGATCAAATAATGCCTAGCTCCCGTATGAATATCTCGCAAATCCCTACTAATCGAAAGCAGCCTTGTTCCTCGACCAACTACCGCAGCAACAATAAGTAGCGCCTCATCACGATTTATTTTTTCGCCCTCAAAATTACTAGCTTTGATAACACGAGGCGCATCAGCACCGCCCCTTATTTCCAAAATTCGCTTTGCGCAAATCTCCGCCAGTTGTATTGATGCTTCATCGTCTTGGCATATGACCGCCTGCACAGAAAGCGGCACTTTTTGCATGACATCCTTCTCAAGAAATTCTTGAAATTTCTTGTACTCAAACAATCGCTGACCATCCACGAAGATAGGTCGCACCTTATCTTTGGGTTGTGCAGCTTTCATCAAAGAGAAGAAGGAAGATTCTGAATACTTCTGCCCTACTTCAAACCAAGATTCGTCACGGTGCGCCCTTACCGTGAATAAAACTGATTTAAGCGGTACATCTTCAGGAATGAAACTTTCCCCAACAATTCGTAGATCACGCAACCCAGACAGCTTATCGTGATTGTTCAATGAATCACTTTTATCGAATGCATAGATTGCTTGTTCGCTATCCTTAGCGTCTTTCAACGTAATCAGTGTGAATATTTCAGAGGGGAAGCAACGGGTCAATTGCTGCCAATCACGCTGCATCGACATAGATGATGATGCGGAGATAATACAAAGAGATGTGCCATGCATAGGTTTATCCACATTCTCCATGCCGCCATACGAATGGAAACTCTCAACCCTTGGGCGAGGCATTTCATATAGCTCGTGGTAAAGCTCCCGCAATACGTATGCCAAACTGGCAATTGCCATTGTATCAATGAAGATTACAGCAATAGGCTCTTTGGTTTCATCTTCGCGCTTTGCGATTCTGCTCAGCAGTGCATATGCAAGAAAATGGACCCGCTCAGTCTCATAAAATGCCGCATCAGCTCTAAGGAAGTACTTAGATCGTTTCTTCGATGGCTTCACGAAAGCAAAGCCAGACGGAGCCGGACACAACACATTTGGGGAGTCGAATAATATACCGACTCCTTTTTGAAAAATTTGCTCTTGTTTTTCCTCATCAATTAAGGGCAAACTTCCTCGCGCATTTTTAACAAAAGTTGGCTTTCCGATATTCCCCTTGCGGTCTATTTCACAAACCGCTACGCACACTTTTGAGCTTGCTCGCTCAAGCGCTTGTTTAACACCGTTATCCGCATTGAAAACGTCTAATATTTGCTGTGTTTCTTTGGGAATACAAACGAATACAAGAGCGTCTGGCAACAGGACTCTACGCAAGCTCTGCTCTAAACAATCGGCCAAATCAGTCGCACTAATTACCCCAGGCGACTTGAACAAAAACCTATAGTCAGCAACTACTCCAATACTATTCTCATCTCGAACATCAACGGGGAAATAACTTCTCATGACTGCCCCTTACTGGCTAGGGGGATGAGGATAGAAAAAGACGTGCCCACAGTTCTAGGCAACTCTTTCCTATCATTAAGCCAATGCCTAGGTTCAAAAGCTGTATCTGTGCCATTTGAAAAGTCTTGGTATAGACAGAGCCTACCCGTTCTTAACCGCAATAGCGCTTTCAACCGAACCAAACTTTTTATCACAGTATATAAGCCGACCCCTGTGCCATTTATAGGTTTAGATGTCTTGCCAAGTTCAAATGTCTCTCTTACTAACGCCTCCTCCTTGTCAATTGAGACATTTTCGATATTTTCATGCGGACTCACATGCGCCAGCCACCTTTTGGCTATGCCGGGCCCGCAATCAATGACGGACAATTCAATGAAGTCCAATGTTTTATTAACAGTGGCATTCAGCAGCGCCTTCTGGAAATACAACCGATGCGGCACATCATCAAATGCATTTATTGCATCCTTCGCACTCGGCGTAAATGAAATATATTTTGCAAGAATCCCACGCACATTTGGATAATGCCAAGTGTATTCGCGGCCTAACTCATCTGTGCTCGCATGATCATTTGTATTCTCAAACAACTCACGAATGAGCAATCCCAGTGCCTGTGTAAAAGTGTCCGGCATATTCCGAAGCGCAGATGGATCACAGACCTCAATAAGTTTTTTCGTGAGCTTTTCAAAATCACCAGCGCCACGCATCCCTTCAAGGCTTTTGCGTTCATATAACGGCAATATAAATTCATTTTTTGCCCCGGCAAAACAAGTAAGAATTGCCCCTCGACCATTCATCGTTTCTCTAAATTTACTCGATTGCATCGCCTCAATATAGGGAATAGCTTGAGCAAGAACCTCATGTTTCTCAAACTCAATGCCTTGAGAGGCAACCAAATGCGGAGCCATATAACTTGCAATCAGCCCATGCGGCTGATGTAGAAGTTCCGCAAAAGAGTCAACGCCACTTCCTGAACCATATGGCGACAATCTGCCCTCTTGGCTACCGCGTGCCCAACTAGCAACAAACTGAACTATTGCAGAGGTAATGCCAAATGTCCCACCGTGCTTTAAATGTGATGGCAGACGGACATCAACAGCCTCAGTGCTCTGAAGATCGTTATACATATCCTCTATCTCTAGAAGAGTGCAATCAGTCCGTAACGAAATCATCTTGATATTTACTCAATTTATACAGCGAAAATGCTTCCTAATTTACCAATCAGTTCCGCAACGGCTTCCCGTTCTTCAACATGTACTCGATCCTGTCCTGTGTCTTGAACGTCCCCAGCAGTTCCATGAAATTGCGCCGCTCCAGGTCGAGCAGCCATTGTTCGTCCACCAGGCAGCCCGCTTCCACATGCCCGCCGCACAGTGTCTCGGCGACGCGGCAGCCGATCATGTAGTCGTGCTCGGAGATGAAGTTGCCTTCCAGCATGTTGACCATGGCGGCCTGCAGCGTGGCGATGCCGGTGCTGCCTGCGACCATGATCTGGCGCTGGTGCAGCGGCGGCCGGTACGCGGTGGCGTTGAGCGCCTTCGCTTCTTCCTTGGCGATGTGCAACAGTTCGAAGCGGTTGAGCACGATGCGGTCGGACTGCTTCAGGTAGCCCATCTCGCGCGCCATCTCTGCGCTCTTGGCGACCTCGCCCATGGCGATGTTCTGGAAATACTTGCGCATGTAGGGGAACACGTCGACGCGGTTGTCGCTGGCGAAACGCTGCGCTTCCGCCGCTGCGCGCTGCGCCATCTCCTTGCAGCCGCCACCGGCGGGCAGCAGGCCGACGCCAACCTCGACCAGGCCGATGTAGCTTTCCAGCGTGGCGACGATGCGCGAGCAGTGGATGGAGAATTCACAGCCGCCGCCGAGCGCGAGGCCGTCGATCGCGGCGATGGTAGGCACCTGCGCATACTTGAGGCGCATGGAGGCCTGCTGGAACTTGGCGACCACAGCTTCCACCTTGGGCACGTTGCCGGTGGCGGCATTGAATATCTCGCCCATTCCGCCGCCGCCAGCGATGGTGTATTTGACGCGGCTGGCCGCCTGCTTGAACTTGCCGAACATGCCTTCTTCAGGCGCAGGTTCCTGCATGCCCTGCATCAGCTGCAGCAGGTTTGCGCCGGCGGAGAACGGCGGCTCGGTCTGCCACAGGATGAGCGCGCTGAAGTGCTCTTCCGCTTCGCCCACCGCACGCAGGATGCCGTCCAGCACGTCGTTGTCGACGGTGTGCATCTTGCTCTTGAAACTCAGGATGGCGATGTCGTCGCCGGTGTGCCACATGCGCACCACATCGTTCTCGAATACGGTCTCGCCGTAATGACGCTCTTCGCCAAGCAGGTGATCGGGATAGAGCTGGCGTTGATAGACCGGGAGCGTGGAACGGGGTTGGTAGCCGCCCTCCCTCTCCCTCCGCTGCGCTCCTCCCTCTCCCGCAGGCGGGAGAGGGGTTAGGGGAGAGGGTGCATAAGAACCTTGCGCAGTGTGGACGCCTGTCCGTGTCGCATCGGTGACCCATGCGGGCAGCGGCGCGGAAGCCATGGACTTGCCTGCGACAATGTCTTCGGCGATCCAGCCGGCCACCTGCTGCCAGCCAGCTGCCTGCCATATTTCGAACGGACCATTGTCCCAGCCGAAGCCCCAGCGCACGGCAAAATCGAGGTCGCGTGCATTGTTGGCGATGTTCTCCAGATGCAGTGCGCAGTAATGGAACACGTCGCGGAACACCGCCCACAGGAACTGCGCCTGCGGATGCTGGCTATTGCGCAATCCAGCGAGTTTCTTCGCCCAGTCGCGTTCGCGCAGGATCTCTTTCACAGCGTCGTTCACCTTGGCGTCGGACAGACGGTACTCGCGCGTGTGCAGGTCCAGCACGTGGATCTCCTTGCCGATCTTCTGGTAGATGCCGCGCTTGGTCTTCTGCCCCAGCGAGCCCTGGTCGACCAGGTACTGGAACCAGCTTGGCAGTTCGAAGTGCTTGTGCCACGGGTCTTCGGTGAGATTCTCGCGCATGGTGTTGACCACGTGCGCGAACACGTCGAGGCCGACCACGTCCAGCGTGCGGAAGGTGGCGCTCTTGGGGCGGCCGAGGTAACGACCGGTGAGCGCATCCACCATGTCGAAGCCGAGGTTGAACGCCGCCGCATGGTGCTTGGTGGCGAGCATGGAGAACACGCCGATGCGGTTGGCGATGAAGTTGGGGGTGTCTTTCGCGCGCACCACACCCTTGCCCAGCGTGGAGACGAGGAAGGTCTCCAGCTGGTCGAGCAGCACAGGCTCGGTGCCCTTGCAGGGGATCAGCTCGACCAGGTGCATGTAGCGCGGCGGGTTGAAGAAGTGGATGCCGCAGAAGCGGTGGCGCAGGTTCTCGGGGAAGGCTTCGGCCAGCTTATTGATGGAAAGGCCGGAAGTGTTGGTCGCGAAGATGGCGTTGGCATTAACGAACGGTGCGACCTTGCGGTACAGGTCTGACTTCCAGTCCATGCGCTCGGCGATGGCTTCGATGATGAGGTCGCACTCGCGCAGTTTTTCCAGGTGCTGGTCGTAATTGGCGGGCTGGATGTAAGTGATCCTGGCCGGGCTGGAGATGGGCGCCGGTTCGAGCTTCTTCAGGCCATCCAGCGCCTTGTTCACATTGCCGTTGGGGTCCCCTTCTTTCGCGGGCAACTCGAACAACAGCACCTCGACATTGGCGTTGACCATATGCGCGGCGATCTGCGCTCCCATCACGCCTGCACCGAGGACGGCGACCTTACGAACATTCAGATGATTGCTCATCGCGACACTCCCATTCATTTGATTGCTTGACCAGCGGCAGGACTACCCCGCCACTCACTCAATACTGTCAGAAACTGTAGGCATATTGCACGCTCAATATGTCAACGCTATTGCTGTAGCTGCCGACCAGGATGCCTGCGCCCGTCGCGGCCTGGTTGTTGGCGATGGGTGCATCTTTCATGAACAGGTGCGCATAGGCGAAGTCCACCTTGCTTGCGACCGAGACCTTGTATTGCCCGCCGAACGTCACCCAGGTGCGGTTACTGTCCGGGATGCGCGCGGTGCGGTAGGCATCCGGCACCGGTGTCTGGTCGTATGCCAGGCCGATGCGCGACAGCCATTGCTCGTTGTAGTGGTAGGTGGAACCAACCGCTACGCGCCAGGTGTCTTTCCAGTTCTCGGGGATATTCTGCACCACGGCGCCATTGGTGCGGGTGACCACCAGCTGTTGCAGTTTGCTCCAGCCGGTCCAGGTCGCATCGGCCATCATGTCCCACTTGTCGTTCAACTGGTGGAAGCCGCTGATCGAGAACGTATCGGGCATGGTGATCGGCAAGTTCACGTCGCCATTCTGCAGCGTCGGGCTGGCTGCCAGTGCTGTCGGCACCGATGTGAAACTGACCGTACCTTTCAGGTTGTATTTCAGTTTGGAACGATATGACAGACCGATGCGGGCGTTGGGCATGACATCGATCAAAACGCCCAAGTTATACCCCCAGGCAGAGTCGTTGCCGGTCATCGTCGTGATGCCTTCCACACCCGGCCCACCGACCGCAGTCAACAAAGCGCCACCGCCTGCCGAGAAGGCCGCTGCGCTGTAGTTCACTGCGCTGCTCAGTTCGCCGCTGATGTGCTGGTAGTTCAGTCCGATACCCAGACTGACTGTGTCACTCATCTGGTAGGCCAGGGAAGGGTTCAGGTTGATCGTCTGGATCTTGGAAGTGATGGCCTGGAAACGCCCGATCCAGGTCGGATCGTATTTTGTCTGCAAGCCGAATGGTGCATTGATGCCCAGACCGAAGCGCAGCACGGGCTGGATCTCCGTCACTATATAGGTATTGGGTACCAGCGCCAGACTGCCAGCATCGCCGCCGTTGCCGCCTGCCGTCTGCAAGGCAGCGCCGGTGGAGCCGGTATCGCGGAATTTCGCCGAAGGCTGGATAAAACTGCCCGCCACCGTCACCTGATTGCCATTCAGCCTGGACATGCCGGCCGGGTTGAAGAAGATGGTGCTTGCATCCTCGGCTGCTGCCGCTCCTCCGGCATACGCATTGCCGGTGCCACTGCTTTGCTCGATCAACGCGAACGCCGAGGCCGACGCATTTCCCGACATCGCCAACAACGCACTGGCAACCGAAATACCCAACAATGTCTGCTTCAATCTCATCTTCGTTTCTCCATAGTTAACGTTTGAATGGCGTCGCTGCGAACATCAGCGACAGCAAAATCTCAATCCTGCGGCGGCAACGGCCTCGGCTTGCGATCGTCGCCGACCGCGACATAGGTCAGCGTCGCCTCGGTCACCTTCAGGCAGGTCGGGTTCTCGGGGTCGCGCTGCACATAGACCTCGACATCGACGGTGATCGAGGTCGTGCCGGTCTTGACGATCCTGGAATAAAAGCTCACCACGTCGCCGACGAAGATGGGCTGCTTGAACACGAACGAATTCACCGCGATCGTCGCCACCCTGCCTTTGGCACGGTGCACGGCGGGGATGCTGCCGGCGATGTCCACCTGCCCCATCAGCCAGCCGCCGAAGATGTCGCCGGTATAGTTCGCATCCGACGGCATCGCCGCCACGCGCAAGGTCGGCTGACGGTCGGGCAAGGAAATCTTCTCTTCACTCATCAGTGCCCCTTGTAAAGTTCGTCGATCTGCCTGCTGAACGCCGCCACCACATGGTTGCGCTTCAAGCTCAGCTTGGGCGTGAGCAAACCGTTGTCGATGGTCCACGGCTCGCGCAGCAGCAGCACGCGATGCACCTTGGCATAGCCGGGAAAGCCGCT
Encoded here:
- a CDS encoding OmpP1/FadL family transporter gives rise to the protein MRLKQTLLGISVASALLAMSGNASASAFALIEQSSGTGNAYAGGAAAAEDASTIFFNPAGMSRLNGNQVTVAGSFIQPSAKFRDTGSTGAALQTAGGNGGDAGSLALVPNTYIVTEIQPVLRFGLGINAPFGLQTKYDPTWIGRFQAITSKIQTINLNPSLAYQMSDTVSLGIGLNYQHISGELSSAVNYSAAAFSAGGGALLTAVGGPGVEGITTMTGNDSAWGYNLGVLIDVMPNARIGLSYRSKLKYNLKGTVSFTSVPTALAASPTLQNGDVNLPITMPDTFSISGFHQLNDKWDMMADATWTGWSKLQQLVVTRTNGAVVQNIPENWKDTWRVAVGSTYHYNEQWLSRIGLAYDQTPVPDAYRTARIPDSNRTWVTFGGQYKVSVASKVDFAYAHLFMKDAPIANNQAATGAGILVGSYSNSVDILSVQYAYSF
- a CDS encoding GFA family protein, with protein sequence MAMQPYKGSCHCGAIQFSFEVESFTHGIRCNCSFCAKRGTMMHLVPGVQFQIEAQDGALGMYQWGTKSAKHYFCKSCGVATFSETSKWPGQYIVNLGCLEGVDTFALETKVFDGKHLL
- a CDS encoding nucleotidyltransferase family protein; its protein translation is MNRSTTLQLLTAHKQELADRFGVASLALFGSVVRDTAKEGSDVDVLVAFDGPATSARYFGVQFYLEDLLGVPVDLVTEKALRPELRPFIEKEAVHV
- a CDS encoding acetyl-CoA C-acyltransferase is translated as MTKQVQEAYIVAATRTPVGKAPRGMFRNTRPDDMLAHVLKSVLAQAPSLDPASVGDVIVGCAMPEAEQGMNVARIALLLAGLPDTVPGLTVNRFCSSGLQAVALAADRIRLGEAEVMIAAGAESMSMVPMMGNKIAFNPAIFENSEHYGIAYGMGITAEKVAERWKVSREAQDAFALQSHLRAIAAINNGEFEDEITPYRITEHMPDMHSREVKTKARDVAQDEGPRADTSLEALGKLKTVFMQKGSVTAGNSSQMSDGAGAVLLCSETALKRYNLTPIGKFLGFSVAGVPPEIMGIGPKEAIPRVLKQVGLSLGDMGWIELNEAFAAQSLAVINDVGLDPEIVNPLGGAIALGHPLGATGAIRTATLMHGLRRRKQKYGMVTMCIGTGMGAAGIFESL
- a CDS encoding HepT-like ribonuclease domain-containing protein; its protein translation is MSDTPVREWRFYLDDMIEFAQKVVLYTEGLNQESFVESGLNYDATVRNLELIGEAATNIPDEVRQKYSQIPWRMVVATRNKLIHGYLGIDNDTLWSIIQDDVPELLNELQKLKSDI
- a CDS encoding acyl-CoA thioesterase, coding for MSEEKISLPDRQPTLRVAAMPSDANYTGDIFGGWLMGQVDIAGSIPAVHRAKGRVATIAVNSFVFKQPIFVGDVVSFYSRIVKTGTTSITVDVEVYVQRDPENPTCLKVTEATLTYVAVGDDRKPRPLPPQD
- a CDS encoding 3-hydroxyacyl-CoA dehydrogenase/enoyl-CoA hydratase family protein — protein: MSNHLNVRKVAVLGAGVMGAQIAAHMVNANVEVLLFELPAKEGDPNGNVNKALDGLKKLEPAPISSPARITYIQPANYDQHLEKLRECDLIIEAIAERMDWKSDLYRKVAPFVNANAIFATNTSGLSINKLAEAFPENLRHRFCGIHFFNPPRYMHLVELIPCKGTEPVLLDQLETFLVSTLGKGVVRAKDTPNFIANRIGVFSMLATKHHAAAFNLGFDMVDALTGRYLGRPKSATFRTLDVVGLDVFAHVVNTMRENLTEDPWHKHFELPSWFQYLVDQGSLGQKTKRGIYQKIGKEIHVLDLHTREYRLSDAKVNDAVKEILRERDWAKKLAGLRNSQHPQAQFLWAVFRDVFHYCALHLENIANNARDLDFAVRWGFGWDNGPFEIWQAAGWQQVAGWIAEDIVAGKSMASAPLPAWVTDATRTGVHTAQGSYAPSPLTPLPPAGEGGAQRREREGGYQPRSTLPVYQRQLYPDHLLGEERHYGETVFENDVVRMWHTGDDIAILSFKSKMHTVDNDVLDGILRAVGEAEEHFSALILWQTEPPFSAGANLLQLMQGMQEPAPEEGMFGKFKQAASRVKYTIAGGGGMGEIFNAATGNVPKVEAVVAKFQQASMRLKYAQVPTIAAIDGLALGGGCEFSIHCSRIVATLESYIGLVEVGVGLLPAGGGCKEMAQRAAAEAQRFASDNRVDVFPYMRKYFQNIAMGEVAKSAEMAREMGYLKQSDRIVLNRFELLHIAKEEAKALNATAYRPPLHQRQIMVAGSTGIATLQAAMVNMLEGNFISEHDYMIGCRVAETLCGGHVEAGCLVDEQWLLDLERRNFMELLGTFKTQDRIEYMLKNGKPLRN